Below is a genomic region from Rhodoligotrophos appendicifer.
GATGACGGCGCGCACGGCCTCGTCCGACGCGGCCTCGGCGCAGGCCGCCATGATCTCGTCCATGCATTTCAGGCTCACCGCATTGCGCCGGTCCGGCCGGTTCAGGGTGATGACGAAGGAGGATCCGTCGCGGTCGGTCAGGATCGTCTCATAGCTCATGCGGCAGTCTCCTCGGAGTGGAATGAGAGCAGGAGGGCATTGACGGCATCGGCCGCCTCGAACTGGGTCCAGTGCCCCGCCTGCGGAATGATATGCGTGATGAGGTCCGGCCGCGCCGCCCGGCAGATGTCGGCGCGAACTGCGATCGAGGGATGGGCGAGCGGATCATCCGCGCCCCAGAGGATCTGCACTTGGCAGCGAGCCCGGGCAAGATCGTCCGCCAGGCTGTCGCGCAGCGACACCGTGCGGCTGTCGAAGCGGGCGCCCCGGACATTGTTCCATTGGATGTCGACCACCGGATCCTCGGGCGCCGGCGTCCGGTGCAGCATCCACTGCCCCAGATTATGCGCGATCACCTCCCGGCGCTCCTGGTCGCTGGCCTCGCGCCCCGGCATGCGCCGCAATTGGATCGATCGTCCCACCGGAATGCCGAAACCGCCCGGCCCCACCAGCGTCATCCGCCGCACGCCCTCGCCCAG
It encodes:
- a CDS encoding alpha/beta fold hydrolase, producing MRPERHTLPAARPALARSVEGQGPALVLFHGGMGSRTHWSRNIPVLATRFTVHGFDLPGFGESPDVPTGTGPDEYLDWVAEEVSRLEAPVELAGFSFGGVVAAATAARLGEGVRRMTLVGPGGFGIPVGRSIQLRRMPGREASDQERREVIAHNLGQWMLHRTPAPEDPVVDIQWNNVRGARFDSRTVSLRDSLADDLARARCQVQILWGADDPLAHPSIAVRADICRAARPDLITHIIPQAGHWTQFEAADAVNALLLSFHSEETAA